The proteins below come from a single Mytilus edulis chromosome 5, xbMytEdul2.2, whole genome shotgun sequence genomic window:
- the LOC139523626 gene encoding cholecystokinin receptor-like yields the protein MNITDTTHNITVSEWNDEIVTSLIPNIIVTFVYLVLGICGNILVLLVYTFQIKKRSDERYFIPILAVFDLIATFYIGSYDVFQCLHQVNFSNDIICKAAQYFVGLNTFMPITILIIIAFQRYVKICMPLKQTMTPSMKKALLSFAILLSILFALPLPFVYGVIPFKSTDKAITGTRCGRIKKGRVLIRIVYAAVLGIFAIVIVTTLIVLYSRIGYVVFRIFKTNKQTSTRSQNEDTEQEKQDGSSNQEENTMETTADEQILEVKQNSEEQCYVKSPAMPISGSQKRTINNRRISYKLTFMFFVITVVFILSYIPKIILMIIEGIYKDFWETLPTSTRSGAMFVNHIFIVNNIANPYIYAFMDKKFRDETKTFLKRAFSKIQCM from the coding sequence ATGAACATTACCGATACCACACATAACATCACAGTGTCAGAATGGAACGATGAAATAGTAACAAGCTTAATACCAAACATTATCGTAACTTTTGTTTATCTGGTTCTTGGAATATGTGGAAACATCCTTGTTTTGTTGGTTTATACGTTTCAGATTAAGAAGCGATCAGATGAAAGATATTTCATTCCTATTCTAGCTGTATTTGACCTAATAGCAACATTCTATATCGGATCATATGATGTATTTCAGTGTTTACACCAAGTTAACTTTTCAAACGATATAATATGTAAGGCAGCACAATACTTTGTAGGACTAAATACTTTCATGCCAATCACAATTTTGATTATTATTGCATTTCAACGGTATGTCAAAATATGTATGCCTCTGAAACAAACAATGACACCTTCGATGAAAAAAGCTTTATTGTCATTTGCAATATTGCTTTCTATATTGTTTGCGTTACCATTGCCTTTTGTATACGGCGTGATTCCTTTCAAGAGTACAGACAAGGCAATCACAGGAACGCGATGTGGAAGGATTAAAAAGGGGCGTGTTCTAATAAGAATTGTATATGCCGCTGTACTTGGCATTTTTGCGATCGTTATAGTAACAACACTTATCGTGTTGTATTCTAGAATTGGATATGTTGTGTTCCgaattttcaaaactaataaacAAACTAGTACTAGAAGTCAGAACGAGGACACAGAACAAGAAAAACAAGATGGTAGCAGTAATCAAGAGGAAAACACAATGGAAACCACCGCTGACGAACAAATTCTAGAAGTTAAGCAGAATAGTGAGGAGCAATGCTATGTTAAAAGTCCTGCTATGCCGATTTCTGGATCTCAAAAAAGAACAATAAATAATCGTCGGATTTCATATAAACTGACATTCATGTTTTTCGTTATTACTGTAGTATTTATACTCAGTTATATACCGAAAATAATACTAATGATTATCGAAGGGATATACAAAGACTTTTGGGAAACGTTACCAACCAGCACAAGATCTGGTGCCATGTTTGTTAATCATATATTCATTGTAAATAACATTGCAAACCCTTACATCTATGCTTTTATGGACAAGAAGTTTCGCGATGAAACAAAAACGTTTTTAAAACGTGCATTTAGCAAGATACAATGTATGTAA